From a single Drosophila sulfurigaster albostrigata strain 15112-1811.04 chromosome 3, ASM2355843v2, whole genome shotgun sequence genomic region:
- the LOC133845650 gene encoding LOW QUALITY PROTEIN: uncharacterized protein LOC133845650 (The sequence of the model RefSeq protein was modified relative to this genomic sequence to represent the inferred CDS: inserted 2 bases in 1 codon; deleted 1 base in 1 codon), whose translation MPMSTHDTVFVEPVASSGSSSNTNNSTGNSRIAIGGPQQQQQHQPHIVIDGSNLSTQAQLKRIMQRRMSIQAQPAPKYAVRATAAAQQQTPQQQQQHELLNPQIYKIVTTDGSTSNVIIDASSSAPPHNSKLLLSNLTVLSKQAPPISSSQTQQQQQQLNYLSAKNLPYVTATPAIKQQQQQKFGSISAYKASGGGIATAKQLQGYAQAPQQQTAANATTTPLMQKVTLGSRVVTRLQSYVPPQQQHQQQQQQTPQIIVQPATATQQKYVNAAAINRPAITTTTGGTAAALLKKTNQKITVKSVGNMLQQHQQQQQQQQQQQQQLKAFISAQQPTHKAGVKTKFVKQYNATTALSIAAVPQQQQNVYAKQQQQQLTTSKVGKLTSGSSINNSKYVVQQQPLQQLAANLPQGTQLQQKTTATAGGGYMLQQSTPXGAIKFVNSHGTVIQQHQPQIQAAQTKRIHYNSTSSSDSSSDHHQQQQQQQQQSSLITDDVMIVNGTQMTDELSARILQSMAQKSFSQQQQRYQQQSTPTTPTAAVTTTNMPPPQPTAATPTQIVYGNSSSNSVTAATSGNLLLTHFQGAAAISPSSSASTVASSAPSATSSSSYLTVSTSSTPSVSISSHGFASGSAAMSSYMSATAARRQSVSAPSSRAASLERKQQHEAVVAAANRKQPSNVVEYYKHSLNHSNSTSNLSSLRGSVTSNNNTTTNTPHLTPVHVDATTLIMKPQQQPQQTPQPTQQQPQQLQQQQPPQQSQQQVATQPQQLSANEEELFIEEVRPVPVHTQDLRLQQLHAIMQDHTYASQQQQQQQQQQQQQQQTATSGAIAQQSQQWSLGGIGVTVAGAATTPGGSYSSYFAPQIARHVTDDDAHSAISGSSRLASADIDPGEETETAPEAEAEDDSVTRCICELTHDDGYMICCDKCSAWQHVDCMGIDRLNIPEEYQCELCQPRPVDKARARALQRQKRKEHMLLVASQAASGVAAVAAAAAATAAAAGNPLGAAASVPGGALYGSQEMLQQQQQQHQRLGSGLNGGFATGANNATVTGMGKKSKKTKDGATTLKKSKKGGDKLGAGGAAGTGVAGGGSTSAKGTKKSSKRKTKSSGDGNGGSSPALTAAEKHAANLRQWIEHYEYAVTNHYSPELRARLHAIQKQPSLLQSIQNTENKALRLIAAGCASELEKRAQLIPYAGAKVLISSIDLAPHSPIHELRGKYMLTTQFRTQNPTVNMNTPPPSNYLNSFKVHKTPGQFVFFYQLPGVEAPMQTTANQQLAPQPLPSYLKGPEVCVDTRTYGNDARFVRRSCRPNAELQHYFEKGTLHLYIVALTHIRAQTEITVRHEPHDLTAVEHKKSHSAVIQPTSTRCACDLGSDCLFALPLAVQQQLQAPPTQPRSSHRNKAAAAAAAAASVNSAAAIQLTMGLGNSMTAAAAAAAAAATARNRSTSSSGESSSHMGLNSPQLSQLNLGFKPSATASLMPATVGTAAAAMLCNSNSNGGNSNNSCSVSMSSVLHDSGICTSSSSPSVSIPSPTPTQLQSPTLQQQQQQQTPQTSLLQRSPTQQQQQILAALPTPMLLSPQMLPKPAQQQPSLLQQQQQQQHPQEPLAVIAAAAAAQRPMATYYLQPQQQQPQQQQQQQQQQQQHFMQQQQLADEARMAVSALQTLHATPTSHIVTPIKITTQQMKLQQTHQQLQQQAQQQQLQQSQQQQQLQQSQQQQIQQSQHQQQLQQQQQQQQQQQQQKPQLQQQQQPKPYQPVVVSPTKTPIKSTVSLPINNLSNNNSNINATPTSRKSPVKTAVTTPTTSTPVLEAKQEDVVVTTPTPATPTAAAAASTTATPATSTPAAKKGQPKSREERKLEAILRAIDKMEKQEARGKKAGAAGATVAGSDSRQAGSNKRSSNSPASPRKRNASSNSISESTDANASGCPTPTSSNNNNNNTSRRNKKKRKVSRSYNNNNNNSKRRKSMNESDNESHTESELASPAAASQQQQHNNSSLNNSNSLMLQQQQQQQSADQAAGLLLALAHNNCDAFKPPAANGTGAVSSACLLIEAAMGPLEQQPQQQQQQQQQQVVVQQLPSPSMGEFKYPPSGAKTKKTLMSSWFQQSEQEQQTSGLDSLVQAAMSEINGSREQLQQQQQQLQLQDPPAPALLKVEHFIHQVEGSERLQTPSVQNNSSVKKRWLRQAISEETTDESQPQTPVTPTPSSVASPQAQQQQPQQQQQPQQQLSNGFSTPLKKRRLVVMSNGGLETSATTDEPHIDVIGSAGEEDHKVEPKTEQLKVETQQLHFEQDDDVDILRSPSPGAQQIVAEDNLVKIEPEDTSAAAEDVKIDVEREESQACDKFEELLKVKREQEEQQQQQQEQQLQPETIEEPKLENSVEQQQQLAKVEPKAEIKPDVEMLPAKLEPIPEPKPGESLLRTTVTASAALATTTSNAITTAATSTTLLVDSVKAAIKARAPAVKEESEEPLKKKPKLELLTTKPAAVATTTAIAAVASTASTAVTSAVTVVTTKAATSATASAATAVATKVTSTASAAVTTTTPASTATATASTAASSKNLTELDIQQRLLSFHAANISYLQSRNKKATSNSSSTSSSKSNSNNNSTSSTANTTPELTIVKKSSKEKDEKRERDKQLKKSKKEKKKSKDKDKQKVPAATVATLGAMPAPELKKKPKESKQPQQPQLLTATPTAAVAATTPTATANGKTKHNSNHPLEQQQQQQQQQSALRRRTMSMCVTPATTPTPTAMPTTPMATTKKRQTNFEQELTKPNSQILSSSLLLNSSKATQQPTAGATAAVAAGVVATTAQQQQHRKENNHHHQQQQQELPGSMSLAAAIASGKLTAISRRRESMCGSRQQAALIAAALKKEKKEKKKSKKKDREKKQKDKDKEKEKDKDSKAKSYNQQKPQQQPVAAAATPPVNALPKVLAKPTIPAVTPTPTPPPPISAAPIPVLITQPTPTMAATVAPVVPSPMVVPGSNSLASAAKQLPYYNTIYGKLQEPPSSAALASPIAKLQSNSMPSLAEYLEATKAKAAAAAVVAAASATVSAPTTPIPAVDSMPPPATTPLKLYTRTASHDPRLNPMLTVPEPAPMPKRKLSISEYRMRHRPSVDTAPTTPTTPPKPMERFAKPQTINKCSLQSPERFQAAMRERRNSISVHQNNIVTNNSSSNSSGSNQHYAQQQQQQSPHHAQSASSLKSKSANASAINSAAATLSTVNSILSTAHKLHMFDDKPKTGHFNAAPTLLEQQQEKMSERSRFMQRTISCDSRVIERLGVGASGTPGEKSSSATARRDGA comes from the exons ATGCCCATGTCCACGCACGACACGGTCTTTGTGGAACCTGTcgccagcagcggcagcagcagcaacaccaacaacagtaCTGGCAACAGCCGCATTGCCATCGGTGgcccacagcagcagcaacagcaccaaccACACATTGTTATCGATGGCAGCAATTTGTCAACCCAGGCGCAGCTGAAGCGCATAATGCAGCGGCGCATGTCCATTCAAGCGCAACCAGCGCCAAAATATGCGGTAcgtgccacagcagcagcgcaacAGCAGacgccacagcaacagcagcagcatgagTTGCTCAATCCGCAAATCTACAAGATTGTCACCACCGATGGCAGCACGAGTAATGTCATCATTGATGCCTCCTCGTCGGCACCGCCGCACAACTCCAAGCTGCTGCTCAGTAATCTCACGGTGCTCTCCAAACAGGCACCGCCAATATCCTCCTCCCagacacagcaacagcagcagcagcttaacTATCTCAGCGCAAAGAACTTGCCGTATGTGACGGCAACACCAGCAatcaaacagcagcagcagcaaaaatttGGTAGCATTAGCGCCTATAAAGCGTCAGGAGGTGGAATTGCAACGGCAAAGCAGCTGCAAGGCTATGCTCAAGCCCCACAGCAACAGACAGCAGCCAATGCAACAACGACGCCGCTAATGCAAAAGGTGACACTTGGCTCGCGAGTTGTGACGCGTTTGCAATCGTATGTGCcgccccagcagcagcaccaacaacagcagcaacagacgcCGCAGATAATTGTGCAACCAGCAACGGCCacgcaacaaaaatatgtcaaCGCGGCTGCTATCAATCGACCGGcgataacgacaacaactggCGGAACAGCTGCAGCGCTGCTCAAGAAGACTAATCAGAAGATAACGGTCAAAAGCGTGGGCAAtatgctgcagcagcatcaacagcagcagcagcaacaacaacaacaacagcagcagcttaaaGCTTTTATCTCCGCACAGCAGCCGACCCACAAAGCAGGCGTTAAAACGAAATTTGTTAAGCAATACAACGCAACGACAGCGTTGTCGATTGCTGCGGTgcctcagcagcaacaaaacgtTTACgccaagcaacagcaacaacaattgacaaCCAGCAAGGTTGGAAAATTGACGtcaggcagcagcatcaacaacagcaagtatgtggtgcagcagcaaccgttGCAACAACTGGCTGCTAACTTGCCGCAGGGCACACAGTTGCAGCAGAAGACGACGGCAACAGCTGGTGGTGGCTATATGCTGCAGCAGTCAACGCC GGGGGCCATCAAGTTTGTCAACTCTCATGGCACTGTCATACAGCAGCATCAGCCCCAAATTCAGGCGGCGCAGACCAAACGAATACACTacaacagcaccagcagcagtgATAGTAGCAGcgatcatcatcaacagcaacaacagcagcagcagcaatcctCGCTGATCACCGACGATGTGATGATTGTGAATGGCACACAGATGACGGATGAGTTGTCGGCGCGCATACTACAGAGCATGGCGCAAAAGTCGTtcagtcagcagcaacagcgataTCAGCAACAGTCGACAccgacaacaccaacagcagcagtaaccaCAACCAATATGCCACCGCcgcaaccaacagcagcaacgcctacgcaaattgtttatggcaacagcagcagcaatagtgTAACTGCAGCAACCTCGGGCAATTTGTTGCTGACACATTTTCAAGGTGCAGCTGCAATCTCGCCGAGTTCCTCAGCGTCAACAGTAGCTTCGTCAGCGCCATCGGCaacgtcatcatcgtcatatCTAACTGTAAGCACCTCCAGCACGCCCTCGGTGAGCATATCTTCGCATGGATTCGCCAGCGGTAGTGCGGCGATGTCCTCGTATATGTCGGCAACGGCGGCACGCCGGCAATCGGTCAGTGCGCCGAGCAGTCGAGCCGCGTCGCTGGAACGCAAGCAGCAACATGAGGCTGTGGTGGCCGCTGCCAATCGCAAGCAGCCATCGAATGTGGTCGAGTATTATAAGCACAG CCTGAACCACAGCAATAGCACAAGCAATTTAAGCAGCCTGCGTGGAAGCgtaaccagcaacaacaatacgaCAACAAATACGCCGCACTTGACGCCAGTGCATGTGGATGCAACCACGTTGATAATGAAGccccaacagcagccacagcagacGCCGCAGCcgacacagcagcagcctcaacagttgcagcagcagcagccgccacaACAGTCGCAACAGCAGGTGGCAACGCAACCACAGCAGTTGAGCGCCAACGAAGAGGAGTTGTTCATTGAGGAAGTGCGTCCAGTGCCAGTGCATACCCAAGACCTGCGATTGCAGCAGCTACACGCCATAATGCAGGATCACACCTACGCctcccagcagcaacaacaacagcagcagcagcaacaacagcagcagcagactgCAACATCTGGGGCGATAGCCCAGCAATCTCAGCAATGGTCTTTGGGCGGCATTGGCGTTACTGTGGCAGGTGCAGCGACAACACCAGGCGGCAGCTACAGCAGCTACTTCGCACCACAAA TTGCTCGCCATGTGACTGACGATGATGCACATTCGGCCATCAGCGGAAGTTCGCGGTTGGCAAGCGCTGACATCGATCCCGGTgaggagacagagacagcgccTGAAGCTGAGGCCGAGGATGATTCTGTGACGCGGTGTATTTGCGAGTTAACGCATGATGATGGCTATATGATTTGCTGTGACAAGTGCTC CGCCTGGCAGCATGTGGACTGCATGGGCATCGATCGTCTCAACATACCGGAGGAGTATCAGTGCGAACTCTGCCAGCCACGTCCGGTGGACAAGGCCAGAGCGCGTGCGTTGCAACGCCAGAAGCGCAAGGAGCACATGCTGTTAGTAGCCAGTCAGGCGGCCAGTGGTGTGGCCGCCgttgcagctgccgctgccgcaaCAGCCGCTGCAGCGGGCAATCCTTTGGGTGCAGCAGCTTCTGTGCCGGGTGGCGCACTCTACGGCAGTCAGGAgatgctgcaacaacagcagcagcaacatcaacgacTGGGCAGTGGACTCAATGGTGGCTTTGCAACTGGCGCTAATAACGCCACTGTTACCGGCATGGGCAAAAAATCGAAGAAAACCAAAGATGGCGCCACAACGCTGAAGAAGAGCAAGAAGGGAGGCGACAAGCTGGGAGCAGGCGGTGCTGCGGGAACTGGAGTTGCCGGTGGTGGCTCAACCAGTGCCAAGGGCACCAAGAAGAGCAGCAAACGCAAAACGAAATCGAGTGGTGATGGCAACGGTGGCAGCAGTCCAGCTCTGACTGCCGCTGAGAAGCACGCAGCGAATCTGCGGCAATGGATCGAACACTACGAATACGCCGTGACCAATCATTACTCGCCCGAGTTGCGTGCCCGCCTGCATGCCATTCAGAAGCAACCGAGCTTGCTGCAAAGCATTCAAAATACCGAAAACAAGGCGTTGCGTCTGATTGCTGCCGGTTGTGCCAGCGAACTAGAGAAGCGTGCTCAATTGATACCCTATGCTGGAGCCAAGGTGTTGATCAGCAGCATTGATCTGGCGCCGCATTCGCCCATCCATGAGCTGCGTGGCAAGTACATGCTAACGACCCAGTTTCGCACCCAGAATCCCACCGTGAACATGAATACGCCGCCGCCAAGCAACTATCTCAACAGCTTCAAGGTGCACAAGACGCCCGGGCAGTTTGTGTTCTTCTATCAGCTGCCGGGCGTGGAGGCTCCAATGCAGACGACAGCCAACCAACAGCTGGCACCGCAACCGCTGCCCTCTTACCTAAAGGGACCCGAAGTCTGCGTGGATACGCGCACCTATGGCAACGATGCACGCTTCGTGCGACGCTCCTGTCGACCCAACGCCGAGTTGCAGCACTACTTCGAGAAGGGCACTCTACATCTGTACATTGTGGCTTTGACGCACATTCGGGCGCAGACGGAGATTACGGTGCGACATGAACCGCATGATCTGACAGCGGTCGAGCATAAGAAATCACATTCGGCTGTCATCCAGCCGACGAGCACACGTTGTGCCTGCGATCTGGGCAGCGATTGTTTGTTCGCATTGCCTCTGGcggtgcaacaacaattgcaggcACCGCCCACGCAACCGCGCAGCAGTCATCGCAACaaggcggcagcagcagcggccgcAGCCGCTTCTGTGAACAGTGCGGCGGCCATACAGCTCACCATGGGACTGGGCAACAGCATGACggcagccgctgcagctgcagcagccgcgGCGACGGCACGCAATCGTTCCACATCCTCGAGCGGCGAGAGTAGCAGCCACATGGGTCTGAATAGCCCACAGCTCAGTCAGCTGAATTTGGGCTTTAAGCCTAGCGCGACGGCTTCTTTGATGCCGGCAACAGTTGGCACTGCGGCTGCAGCAATGctctgcaacagcaacagcaatggcggcaacagcaacaactcgtGCTCCGTTTCCATGTCGAGTGTGCTGCACGATTCGGGCATTTGCACATCTTCATCGTCACCCTCAGTATCCATTCCATCGCCCACGCCCACTCAACTGCAGTCGCCCacattgcagcagcagcagcaacaacagacgCCGCAAACATCACTGCTGCAGCGCAGtccaacgcagcagcagcaacaaattcttGCGGCGCTGCCAACGCCTATGTTGTTGTCGCCACAGATGTTGCCGAAGcctgcacagcagcagccttcattgctgcaacagcagcagcaacaacaacatccgcAGGAGCCGTTGGCTGttattgcagctgcagcggctgctCAGAGGCCCATGGCAACTTATTATTTGcagccgcaacaacagcaacctcaacaacagcaacaacaacaacagcagcagcagcaacatttcatgcagcaacaacaactggcggATGAGGCTCGCATGGCAGTAAGTGCGCTACAAACGttgcatgccacgcccacttcacATATTGTGACGCCCATAAAAATTACAACGCAGCAAATGAAACTGCAGCAGACGCAccaacaattgcagcagcaagcgcagcaacaacagcttcaacaatcgcaacaacaacaacagctacaacaatcgcaacaacagcagataCAACAGTcccaacaccagcagcagcttcaacaacagcaacaacaacagcagcagcaacaacaacaaaaaccgcaactgcagcagcaacaacaaccaaagcCCTATCAACCTGTTGTAGTATCGCCTACCAAGACGCCTATTAAATCAACGGTATCGTTGCCTATCAACAAtctgagcaacaacaatagcaatattAATGCAACACCAACTAGTCGCAAATCGCCGGTAAAAACAGCAGTAACAACGCCGACAACAAGCACGCCTGTGCTCGAAGCCAAGCAGGAAGATGTCGTAGTAACAACTCCTACGCCAGCAAcaccgacagcagcagcagcagcgtcaacaACTGCGACGCCAGCCACATCCACACCTGCAGCTAAAAAAGGACAA CCAAAGTCACGCGAGGAGCGTAAATTGGAGGCCATACTGCGTGCAATCGACAAAATGGAGAAGCAGGAGGCACGCGGCAAGAAAGCAGGAGCAGCGGGAGCTACGGTTGCAGGTAGCGACAGTCGGCAGGCGGGCAGCAACAAGCGTAGCAGCAACTCGCCGGCATCGCCACGCAAACGCAATGCCAGCAGCAATTCTATTAGCGAATCAACGGATGCCAATGCCAGCGGTTGCCCCACGCCCaccagcagcaataacaacaacaacaacacgtcGCGGCGCAATAAGAAAAAGCGTAAAGTTAGtcgcagctacaacaacaacaataacaatagcaagcGTCGCAAGAGCATGAACGAGTCGGACAATGAGTCGCATACGGAGTCGGAACTCGcgtcgccagcagcagcatcgcagcaacaacaacacaacaacagcagccttaacaatagcaacagcctaatgctgcagcaacaacaacagcagcaatctgCTGATCAGGCAGCTGGTTTGTTGCTCGCCTTGGCGCACAACAATTGCGACGCCTTCAAGCCACCAGCAGCAAACGGAACTGGAGCAGTCAGCAGTGCTTGTCTGCTGATTGAAGCAGCCATGGGACCACTGGAGCAGCAgcctcaacagcagcagcagcaacaacaacaacaagtcgtAGTTCAGCAATTGCCATCGCCTTCGATGGGTGAATTCAAGTATCCGCCCAGTGGCGCTAAGACGAAGAAAACACTCATGTCCAGCTGGTTCCAGCAATCCGAGCAGGAACAACAAACCTCTGGCCTCGACAGCCTAGTACAGGCGGCAATGAGTGAAATCAACGGTTCCCGTGagcaacttcaacaacaacagcaacagttgcagttgcaggaTCCACCTGCACCAGCATTACTGAAGGTGGAGCACTTTATACATCAAGTTGAGGGTTCGGAGCGTTTGCAGACGCCATCAGTACAGAACAATTCGTCGGTGAAAAAGCGCTGGCTACGTCAGGCCATCAGCGAGGAGACCACGGACGAAAGTCAGCCGCAGACGCCGGTGACACCGACGCCAAGCAGCGTAGCATCGCCCcaagcgcagcagcagcaaccacaacagcagcagcaaccgcaacagcagctgtcGAATGGCTTTAGCACGCCGTTGAAGAAGCGTCGTTTGGTGGTCATGAGTAATGGCGGACTTGAGACATCAGCAACCACTGACGAACCACATATCGATGTTATTGGCAGCGCTGGCGAGGAAGATCACAAAGTGGAGCCCAAGACAGAGCAGCTGAAGGTGGAAACACAACAGCTACACTTTGAGCAAGACGACGATGTCGATATCTTGAGATCACCGAGTCCAGGTGCTCAGCAGATTGTGGCCGAAGATAATTTGGTGAAAATTGAGCCAGAAGATACGAGCGCTGCAGCTGAAGATGTCAAAATTGATGTGGAGCGTGAGGAAAGTCAGGCATGCGACAAGTTCGAGGAGCTGCTGAAGGTAAAGCGCGAACAGgaggaacagcaacaacaacagcaagagcaacagttgcaaccaGAGACCATTGAGGAGCCTAAGCTAGAAAACTcagtggagcagcagcagcagttggctAAAGTGGAGCCCAAAGCAGAGATCAAACCAGATGTGGAAATGTTGCCTGCGAAACTAGAACCGATACCAGAGCCTAAGCCAGGTGAATCGTTGCTGCgcacaacagtaacagcaagtgcagcattagcaacaacaaccagcaacgcgataacaacagcagcaaccagtaCCACATTGTTGGTGGATTCGGTGAAGGCGGCCATCAAGGCACGTGCACCCGCTGTCAAGGAAGAGTCAGAAGAGCCGCTCAAAAAGAAACCCAAGCTGGAATTGCTAACAACCAAgcctgcagctgttgcaacaactacagcaatagcagcagtgGCATCTACTGCCTCGACAGCAGTGACCTCAGCAGTCACTGTAgtcacaacaaaagcagcaacatcagcaactgCATCTgcggcaacagcagtagcCACGAAAGTTACATCTACGGCATCAGCTGCagtgacaacgacaacaccaGCAAgtactgcaacagcaacagcaagtacTGCAGCCAGCAGCAAGAATCTAACCGAGCTGGATATACAACAGCGCTTGTTGTCTTTCCATGCGGCAAACATTTCGTATCTGCAGTCACGCAACAAGAAGGCCactagcaacagcagcagcaccagctcCAGCAagagcaatagcaacaacaacagcaccagcagcacAGCCAACACCACGCCCGAGTTGACAATAGTGAAGAAGTCGAGCAAGGAGAAGGATGAGAAGCGTGAACGTGACAAGCAGCTAAAGAAATCGAAAAAGGAGAAAAAGAAGTCCAAGGACAAGGACAAGCAGAAggtgccagcagcaacagttgcaacctTGGGAGCAATGCCAGCGCCTGAACTGAAAAAGAAGCCTAAAGAAAGcaaacagccgcagcagccacaattgttgacagcaacaccaacagcagcagttgcagcaacaactcccacagcaacagccaatGGCAAGACCAAGCACAATAGCAATCATCCacttgaacaacaacaacagcagcagcagcaacagtcggcGCTGCGTCGTCGCACCATGTCCATGTGTGTGACGCCAGCAacgacgccaacgccaactgCAATGCCCACCACGCCCATGGCAACCACAAAGAAGCGTCAGACAAACTTTGAGCAGGAGCTGACGAAGCCCAACAGTCAAATCCTAAGCAGCAGTTTGCtactcaacagcagcaaagctACCCAGCAACCgacagcaggagcaacagcagcagtagcagcaggtGTCGTAGCAACCActgcgcaacagcagcaacatcgcaAAGAGAACAACCATcaccatcaacagcagcagcaggagttgCCTGGTTCGATGAGTCTGGCAGCTGCCATTGCGAGTGGCAAGTTGACGGCGATTAGTCGGCGAAGGGAATCCATGTGTGGCAGTCGACAGCAGGCGGCATTGATAGCGGCAGCGCTTAAGAAGgaaaagaaggagaagaaaaaGAGCAAGAAGAAAGATCGAGAGAAGAAGCAAAAGGACAAAGACAAGGAGAAGGAAAAGGATAAGGACAGCAAAGCGAAGAGCTACAATCAACAGAAGCCGCAACAACAGCcggtggcagcagctgctacgCCGCCAGTCAACGCCTTGCCCAAAGTGCTGGCCAAGCCCACCATACCCGCAGTCACTCCTACACCCACACCCCCACCCCCAATCTCAGCAGCTCCAATACCTGTGCTCATCACCCAACCGACGccaacaatggcagcaacagttgctccCGTTGTACCCTCGCCAATGGTAGTGCCCGGCAGCAACAGTCTCGCCTCGGCTGCCAAGCAATTACCGTACTACAATACCATCTACGGCAAGCTGCAGGAGCCACCAAGCAGCGCTGCTTTGGCCTCGCCAATTGCCAAGCTGCAGAGCAACAGCATGCCTAGCTTGGCCGAGTATTTGGAGGCCACAAAAGCgaaagctgcagcagcagctgttgttgccgccgcctCCGCTACTGTTTCAGCGCCAACCACTCCAATTCCAGCCGTGGACAGCATGCCACCGCCAGCGACAACGCCACTGAAGCTCTACACACGCACTGCTAGCCATGATCCGCGTCTGAATCCGATGCTCACGGTGCCGGAACCGGCCCCCATGCCAAAGCGCAAGTTGTCGATCAGCGAGTACCGCATGCGACATCGTCCATCCGTCGATACGGCGCCCACAACACCGACAACGCCACCGAAACCCATGGAACGCTTTGCTAAGCCGCAGACGATCAACAAGTGCTCGCTGCAGTCGCCTGAACGCTTTCAGGCAGCTATGCGGGAGCGACGCAATTCGATCAGCGTGCACCAGAACAACATTgtcaccaacaacagcagcagcaatagcagcggcagcaatcaGCACTAtgcgcagcaacagcagcaacaatcgcCGCATCATGCGCAGTCTGCGTCGTCGCTTAAGAGTAAGTCCGCTAATGCATCTGCTATAAACTCGGCGGCAGCCACGTTGAGCACCGTCAACAGCATCCTAAGCACAGCCCACAAGTTGCACATGTTCGACGACAAGCCCAAGA CTGGCCACTTTAATGCGGCGCCCACATTGctggagcagcaacaggagaAGATGAGCGAGAGATCGCGTTTCATGCAACGAACCATATCTTGCGATTCGCGTGTGATTGAACGCCTGGGTGTTGGAGCATCAGGAACACCTGGTGAAAAGTCATCTTCGGCGACCGCCAGGCGAGATGGCGCTTAA